The Leptospira sp. WS60.C2 genome includes the window TCGGATGAGAGAAAGGTCATCTGTGATTTCACCTTTTTGAGATAAAACTTGAAAAATTTGGTTTAGATCACCTTTTCCTTCTTCGACGTATGAAAGAATTAATTTTTCATTTTGGTTCATTTGCCTTTGGTTCAATTCACTTTGTTCATTGAAGAGAAGAAGGTCATCTCGTCCGTCAGATCCACTGATGATAATATCTCCAGGTAACAATCGAAAGGTTTTAATGAAAATTCCTGAGTTCAAACCTTTGGTTCCAAGTTTTCGATAACTCAATTCGTTTTCTAAAAAGCTTGCTTTTTCATCACGATACAAGATCAACCAAGGATGTTCTGCATTGATAAAGTATAAAAATCCCGTCTCTTCTTCGACTAGACCAATTACCAGTGAAACAAGCATACTCCCATCAAAACCTTCAAAAATTTTGTGCATTTCGATAAATGCATTTTTAAGCCATCGTTCTGGAGATTGGTTGTAGGTACTCGAGGATAGATACGTTCGTTCGATAATAGATTGGAAAACGGCACCAAGTACGAGGGCACCACCAGCACCTTGCATCGATTTTCCCATTGCATCTGAATTGACAAAGACAGAAAATTTTTTCCCTTGTAAGAGAACATTATGGGCTATATTCAAATCACCGCCGATCTCATATTCTTTCCCTTTGAACTCAAATTTCTTCTTTTGTTTTAGGAAAAAATCGATGGATACAATATCACTGCTAACTTGATTTTTTCCAAGAGGTTTGAGGAGAAGGTGTGTTAGAAAATAATCTCCATCTTGTTGGAACTTTAACTTTTTTACTTCTTCGAGAGAATTTTCAAGTTCTAATGTTCTTTCTTTTACTTTACTTTCCAAACCAACATTCAATGTAAAAATTTCCGTATACATTGTATTTAATTGTTGGATGACTCTGTTAAGATGAAATGACTGTTGACCAAAATCATCGCCAGAAGAGGGCATTGATACAACGGAAAAATTTCCTTTAGAAAGTTCATCTAGGATGTGGCTTGTATCACTTAATCCTTGTCTTACGGCCTTTGCAACCAAATAGGCAACAAAAACCAAAGGAAAAATAAAGATGACTCCAATGATCAAAACATGGATGGAAGGGTTTTGGACATCCAAGTTTCCGTTTACGCTGGAGA containing:
- a CDS encoding SpoIIE family protein phosphatase, translating into MFKTIFLPLTIRLEAFTHLVPVPFAIYMASITQEYSLSEWLLFLTLCIISGTLMVLFGCLWRYLILKKISNQFEILQSEKQKDAYVIGSHSKAKDLKLFLYRYPFYEGFIIILRWFVGIGLIFAATPFFNLYRPTLWTTFVLYLVMIPPISFVAYYFITENAFRNLFKLPLIRPIPIEPNEIPKFDYFKRILVSFFALAALPVTVLSYMLISSVNGNLDVQNPSIHVLIIGVIFIFPLVFVAYLVAKAVRQGLSDTSHILDELSKGNFSVVSMPSSGDDFGQQSFHLNRVIQQLNTMYTEIFTLNVGLESKVKERTLELENSLEEVKKLKFQQDGDYFLTHLLLKPLGKNQVSSDIVSIDFFLKQKKKFEFKGKEYEIGGDLNIAHNVLLQGKKFSVFVNSDAMGKSMQGAGGALVLGAVFQSIIERTYLSSSTYNQSPERWLKNAFIEMHKIFEGFDGSMLVSLVIGLVEEETGFLYFINAEHPWLILYRDEKASFLENELSYRKLGTKGLNSGIFIKTFRLLPGDIIISGSDGRDDLLLFNEQSELNQRQMNQNEKLILSYVEEGKGDLNQIFQVLSQKGEITDDLSLIRVFYKGLTNSNSNPEVSKSYQVAKKLVEAGNLDAAIDSLQKQILAQPITNKRFHKLLAKLHFKRKEYAEAIEHAQVYLENHPFDLSFMELSSILLRKAGKLDQAIEIAERIRLREPKATKNTFHLIRLYLDKGNHHRAKEILTEWEVLFPVEKERTKKWKQIIKLKYPNLLL